One genomic segment of Tachyglossus aculeatus isolate mTacAcu1 chromosome 17, mTacAcu1.pri, whole genome shotgun sequence includes these proteins:
- the C17H17orf100 gene encoding uncharacterized protein C17orf100 homolog encodes MDVTILDHTFKMSSPRRGKLPPPGEKSHRVETSLYVSVETSSHRLETSSHQVSTSTTSTRHIETRQQRTEALSSSPVGKQVPRVEASSSLRVETSSQHVETSSRHVRASSRRVEMTLWHTESSSGHTRTSLHQNVKPPR; translated from the coding sequence atggatgttacGATCCTAGATCACACCTTCAAGATGTCCTCTCCCCGGAGGGGAAAACTGCCTCCACCGGGAGAAAAGTCACACCGGGTTGAAACATCGTTGTACGTCAGCGTGGAGACATCATCCCATCGCCTGGAGACATCCTCTCACCAGGTGAGCACATCCACCACGTCCACCCGCCACATTGAAACGCGTCAGCAGCGCACCGAGGCCTTGTCGTCCTCCCCCGTCGGCAAACAGGTCCCTCGGGTAGAGGCATCGTCATCGCTCCGGGTCGAGACATCCTCTCAGCACGTAGAGACATCGTCCCGTCACGTCAGGGCCTCGTCGCGGAGGGTCGAGATGACCCTGTGGCACACGGAAAGCTCCTCCGGTCATACCCGAACGTCGTTACACCAGAACGTGAAGCCACCTCGTTGA
- the SLC13A5 gene encoding LOW QUALITY PROTEIN: solute carrier family 13 member 5 (The sequence of the model RefSeq protein was modified relative to this genomic sequence to represent the inferred CDS: deleted 1 base in 1 codon) — translation MAPLLSYISKFKNFFILFFTPVILLPLLISIGTQEAKCAFVILLMAVYWCTEVIPLAVTSLLPALLFPLLKVLDSKKVCTQYLKDTTMLFLGGLIVAVAVERWNLHRRIALRSLLLVGTKPALLMMGFMGVTAFLSMWISNTATTAMMIPIVQAVLNQLQDVEMGMEEGLSEIELETKEEGGEQGTPEVPETPETPREQYNGSASEKKSICKALTLCIAYAASIGGTATLTGTGPNVVLSGQMHSLFPKNKDVVNFASWFGFAFPNMLLMLLLAWFWLQCFFMGLNFKKLWGLGMEKTRKEKLTYELLSAEYAKMGPLTFAEINVLVCFILLVFLWFTRDPGFMPGWMSFYWTDGRTKYMTDATVAVFIAILLFVVPSQKPRFNFRSQTDEEWKEPFYPPALLTWKVTQERVPWGIVLLLGGGFALAKGAEVSKLSNWMGDQMKPLKSAPPSVITVILSVFVAVFTECTSNIATATLFLPIFASMAQSIGLNPLYVMLPCTLSASFAFMLPVATPPNAIVFSFGHLQVADMAKAGFVLNIIGILCVVLAINTWGAVMFDLNNFPSWANATQIPMD, via the exons GAAGCAAAATGCGCCTTCGTCATCCTCCTCATGGCAGTGTACTGGTGCACAGAAGTCATCCCTCTGGCTGTCACATCTCTCTTACCTGCCCTGTTATTCCCTTTGCTCAAAGTCTTGGATTCCAAAAAG GTGTGCACCCAGTACTTGAAGGACACCACGATGCTGTTCCTC GGGGGGCTGATCGTGGCTGTGGCCGTGGAACGCTGGAACTTGCACCGTCGGATCGCCCTGCGATCGCTCCTGCTTGTTGGCACCAAACCCGCCCT GTTGATGATGGGCTTCATGGGAGTCACCGCTTTCCTGTCCATGTGGATCAGCAACACGGCCACCACCGCCATGATGATTCCCATCGTGCAGGCCGTGCTGAATCAGCTGCAAGACGTGGAAATGGGGATGGAAGAAGGCCTCTCTGAGATTGAACTGGagacaaaggaagagggaggcgAGCAGG GCACCCCCGAGGTCCCTGAGACCCCCGAGACCCCCAGGGAGCAGTACAACGGCAGTGCATCTGAAAAGAAGTCCATCTGCAAGGCTCTGACCCTATGCATAGCCTATGCGGCCAGTATCGGCGGGACAGCCACGCTGACCGGGACGGGGCCCAACGTCGTCCTCTCTGGGCAGATGCACTC GCTGTTCCCCAAGAACAAGGATGTGGTGAACTTTGCCAGCTGGTTTGGATTCGCTTTCCCCAACATGTTGCTGATGCTGCTGCTGGCCTGGTTTTGGTTGCAGTGCTTCTTCATGGGGCTCAA CTTTAAGAAACTGTGGGGCTTAGGGATGGAGAAAACGAGAAAAGAGAAACTGACCTACGAGTTGCTGAGTGCAGAGTATGCCAAGATGGGTCCGCTCACCTTCGCCGAAATCAACGTCCTCGTTTGCTTCATCCTCCTGGTGTTCCTGTGGTTCACCCGGGATCCCGGCTTCATGCCCGGCTGGATGTCCTTCTATTGGACGGACGGCAGGACCAA GTATATGACTGACGCGACCGTCGCCGTCTTCATTGCAATATTGCTTTTTGTCGTTCCCTCTCAGAAACCTCGATTCAACTTCCGAAGCCAGACGGACGAAG agTGGAAGGAACCGTTTTACCCACCAGCCCTGCTGACCTGGAAGGTGACTCAGGAGAGAGTACCCTGGGGCATTGTGCTCTTGCTAGGTGGAGGGTTTGCTCTGGCCAAAGGAGCTGAG GTCTCCAAGCTGTCCAACTGGATGGGGGATCAGATGAAGCCTTTGAAGTCGGCCCCCCCATCCGTCATCACAGTGATCCTGTCTGTCTTCGTGGCCGTCTTCACCGAGTGCACTAGCAACATCGCTACAGCcaccctgttcctccccatctTTGCTTCTATG GCTCAGTCTATTGGACTCAACCCACTGTACGTCATGCTGCCGTGTACTCTTAGTGCTTCGTTTGCCTTCATGTTGCCTGTGGCCACACCTCCAAATGCTATAGTGTTTTCCTTTGGCCATCTTCAAGTTGCTGATATG gCCAAAGCTGGATTCGTCCTGAACATTATCGGGATCCTCTGTGTGGTGCTAGCCATAAATACCTGGGGGGCAGTCATGTTTGATTTGAACAACTTCCCCTCTTGGGCCAACGCGACTCAAATCCCAATGGACTAA